The following coding sequences are from one Gemmatimonadota bacterium window:
- the queF gene encoding NADPH-dependent 7-cyano-7-deazaguanine reductase QueF, which translates to MATAEGRTISFTGPEAIDVAVLETFPYQGPDQQIVTTTDEFSAVCPFSGLPDIARLTLEYVPSEACIELKSLKYYMMSYRNVGIFQEHATARFAEDLQRVLKAKRLSVTTVYNVRGGFLTTCTVALPG; encoded by the coding sequence ATGGCGACCGCCGAAGGCCGCACCATTTCATTCACCGGACCCGAGGCCATCGACGTGGCCGTCCTCGAGACCTTTCCGTATCAGGGGCCCGATCAGCAGATCGTGACCACCACGGACGAGTTCTCGGCGGTCTGCCCCTTCAGCGGACTGCCTGATATCGCGAGGCTCACGCTCGAGTACGTCCCGAGCGAGGCCTGCATCGAGCTCAAGAGCCTCAAGTACTACATGATGAGCTATCGCAACGTGGGGATCTTCCAGGAGCACGCCACCGCGCGCTTCGCGGAGGACCTGCAGCGAGTGCTCAAGGCGAAGCGCCTCTCGGTCACGACGGTCTACAACGTCCGCGGCGGCTTCCTCACGACGTGCACGGTGGCGCTTCCGGGGTAG